GTAGAATCAACACAGGCTACACATGGGCAGGACATTCCTCCACTCCCACCCAATGTAAGTGCTAATACTAAACCGAGTGGTAGCGGTAGACATAGGTCAATAgtttgggatcattttacaataatatcaaAAGGTGATCCAACTAAACCTAGGGCTGTATGTAATTACTGTGGTGCTTCGTATGCATGTGATACAAAGTCCAATGGTACAAAGTCCATGAAATATcacattgaaaaataatgtaagaaatgTCTATTGAGACAGACGGATAAGTCCTAAACTACTCTCGGTTGGAAGGCGGGTGTAGGAAGTGATAGTGGGGGATTTGTGCCCATATCATTTAGTGTTGGGGCTTGCAGACAAGCCTTAGCAGAAatgattattcttgatgagttaCTCTTTAGGTTTGTTGAATGagagggtttcaagaagtttatgCTCATTGTTTGCCCTAAGTGGGTAGGGATTTCATCTCGTGTTACGGTTGCGAATGATTGCTTTAGTGcgtatataagagaaaaaactAAGTTAAGAAGTGCTCTTCAAGGGCAACGAGTTTCCCTCACCACAGATACATGAACATCCGTGCAAAACCTCAATTTTATGTGTCTCATAacacactttattgatgataattgAAAACTATACGaaataattctttctttttgtttggttgagaaTCACAAGGGTGATACACTTGGTAGGGCCATAGAGATGTGCTTGCATGATTGGAGGAGACCGAAAGTACTTGCAAtcacacttgataatgcaagttctaataacGGAACAGtttcttatttgaagaaaaaaaccaagTATAGGAAGGACACTGTTTTGGAACATGAATTATTGCATGTTCGGTGTTGTGCCAACATCCTAAACTTAATTGTCCGTGAAGGGTTGAGGGAATTTGATGAGTCTATTGTGAATgtgagatgtgttgtgaaatatgttaagTCATCACCTCAAAGGTGGAATACATTTATGAAATGTATTTggttggaagaaattgcaagcAAAAGTGACATTTATTTAGATGTACCGACTAGgtggaactccacctatcttatgttggaaTGGGCTTTAAAATTTCGAAAAACTTTTGAAcggttggaagaagaagattcgGGGTTCCTTAGAGGTGTTGGAGActatgatgacgatgatgatcaAATTGGTGATGTGGTGAATAGGAGAACATCaaagaagttagggcctcccaatAATAACGATTGGAAGAAGGTAAAGTTGTTTGTATGGTTTCTTGAACtatttcatgatgcaactttaTCTTTTTCGGGGAATGAATATGTAACTTGCAACTCCTTTTTTCTGGACTTAGTTAAAATATCCGATGCAATTGATGTGGAGTGTGAAATAGAAATCCCCGTGGTGGGATTAATGgccacaaatatgaagaaaaaatttgacaaatattAGGACAACTtagataatatgaatatgttgttgtttggggattattcttgatcctcagtaTAAGATGCGATATTTTGACTTTGCATTGGAATGCATGTATGCCAATGATCCCACAAAAGCTGTTGATTTGAGTTGGAAGGTTAAAAATGCTTTAATCCGCATGTATGAGGCATATGCTGATAATGAGAGAGGCAACAATTCTGATCTACAACAGCAGCGCACAAGTCCCCCACGTGAAGAAGTAAATTCTACAGATGGTAGTGGTAGTGGTAGAGTTGATAGGACGGCAGAAAGAATGACTATATTCAAGCA
This genomic interval from Juglans microcarpa x Juglans regia isolate MS1-56 chromosome 4D, Jm3101_v1.0, whole genome shotgun sequence contains the following:
- the LOC121260142 gene encoding zinc finger BED domain-containing protein RICESLEEPER 2-like, which gives rise to MCLHDWRRPKVLAITLDNASSNNGTVSYLKKKTKYRKDTVLEHELLHVRCCANILNLIVREGLREFDESIVNVRCVVKYVKSSPQRWNTFMKCIWLEEIASKSDIYLDVPTRWNSTYLMLEWALKFRKTFERLEEEDSGFLRGVGDYDDDDDQIGDVVNRRTSKKLGPPNNNDWKKYKMRYFDFALECMYANDPTKAVDLSWKVKNALIRMYEAYADNERGNNSDLQQQRTSPPREEVNSTDGSGSGRVDRTAERMTIFKQRLQSENTLESKNEVDRYLAESCDEAFLSFDILIWWRVNSVRYRVLSKVARDVFTIPISTIASESTFNMAGRVLDPFRNSLSPMMVEALICT